GGCTGCGAAAGTCGCGTACAAGTTGCAGCCCTCCTTTCCaaaagcggcggtggccatTTTGATGCGATCCTCGGCGCACTGCTCGACACTAATGTCGTCTACGTCCAGTCTCCACCCTTTCTGTGCGTACGCCTGCCGGACATCCTCGCAGGTGTGACAGCAGTCTCCCGGGCTGCGCTCGGCGCCGTAGCAGCTGGGGCagttctccttctccaccccGTCCGCATCGATTGCCTTGGTCATCACCTTTTTCTCATCCACCACGGCGCGTGCAGCACTGATCACCTGCCCCGTTGCCGCATCAATGCGCTGCTTCACCGTGTTGTCCTCGACATCGTTTGCAAAGACGCCAAAGACATCCACGGCGTCCAGAGTGATGAGGTCGCACGGCACGTGGTTGAAAGTGACGTTGACCGTGACCCGCATGTCACCCCCAACCTTGGTGTCGACAAACATCTCGTGGTGCTCCTCGATGGAGAGGAAGTAGCGGACTTCGCCAACAAGGAGCCACAAAATGACGACAATGGCGACAACAGAGAAAATGCCGCCCGACACGGTGCGGTGCCGCGCATCCTGCTCGAACTTGCGGTCAAACTTTGGGAAAACGTCCAGGCGCTTTAGCTGCCGCATTGTGTGGATGTGCTTGGTTGACAGATGAGAGTGATTGAGTATCAACCAAAGCGTGCGAGGGTACAGCACACAGAtggtgcctgcgtgtgcctgtggccGTTGGTGTAAGGGGGGCAgcgggtggtggcagtgtcTGCTGCGACAGAAAGAAAACGAATGGGCAATGAGCCTCTGCCACTGacgctctctttcgctctcggCTCGCCTGTgtgggggctgctgctggcgcaacAAACCACAGGAATAAGTGTTGGTGCGCGCGTCTGATGATGGCATTGCGAAGTAAAAGATAGGGCGGAGGCGTTGGAATGGGAGTTGACAGCAAAAGGCGGCATCGCGACTGACTTGAAGGGCACGAGAGAGGCTGCAGACAGACTTGGTAGCGAGGGACAGGGTTGACGAGATGGATGCACATGCCATATTCGCATCGCGTCGTGCGCCGGCGCTGAGCCCACTGCAGCGCGGCTTCATGGGGCAGTTCTAGGCTTCGCTGAAGATCATTAGTAGCGAGCACAGCGGCTATCGCGACGAGCCTTCGATGTGTACTGCAGCGTGCGCTTTTTCAAAGTGGTCTTCTCACTCATTGGCTACTCCATCGCCCAGCCGCGTCGCACATTCGTACGAACACCAAGACGCGGCGATGCGGAGTTCGACAGAAAATGTCGGAGGAACCATCAAAAGTGCGCGAGAAGGGGAGACGTCGCGGCGAGTGAGGGCATCTACGGtagggcgagagggagagagagaggcccaaacacgagagagagagaggccgatTAAAGAACCCACAAAACGAAGATCTAACAGGAAACCAATacgagaagagcgaggaggagcgaccTCCACTCCACCTGCGCAGAAGCTGagagcagcaaagagggATGAAGGCGGTCTATGGCAGGGCCAGCTCACACACGAGCACCCGAGTGAAAAAATAGTAGCCGCGGCAGGCAACGTAGGCGAAACTACACGGAAGCGATCTCCACCTTGCGCCGTTTCATCAGCGAGTCTTTGGTGTCGTTCAGGGAGAAGGCAACGCTCGTGCCACCAATGTCTTCGTCTGGCAGTCCACAAAACGCGTACGCCGAGTTTCCTTCGTCTTGAGGAGCTGTGCCGTGCGCACTGGTGTAGCTGCTTGTTACGCCGCAACTCTCGTCGTCAATAGTCACGGGCTCTGCCGAGGAAGCGGACTCTTCGTACCCCAAGTCGAGCACGATGCTCTTGTCAGGCGCAAAGGTGACCGCGCGAGACGCAGATCTACGACCggaggagaggtggcggTTGttgtcctgcagctgcgccaacaGGCCGTGTTGCGTCATCTCGTGCAGCTGGCTGTCCAGCTTGCGCATCGCCTTATTGCCCTCCACGACCCGCTTCGTCTCTACGTCGAAGTAACGCTCCGCCCGAGCAACACACtcgcgccggcgccgctccacGTCCTGAAAGGCGTCTTGCACCCGCCTTCGCTCCTGCTCGAAGCTCTCCGCATCGCGCAGGATGTACTCAGTCCCCTGAAGCTGCGACTGCGCGTGCTGGGCCTGCGCTTCCacctgctggaggtggttGTGTAGCATGGCACACTGCTGTTCTCTCGCCATAATGTCCGGCCTCAAGTCGATCACAGGCTCCGTGTAGTAGCGCTCCTCGTTCTCGAGCATCTGCGCCCACCCGTGGCTGAGGTaaagctgctcctcctcttgccgCTTCCGTTCCacctgcagctccaccagctTGGCTCGCAGCACCATCTCCTCTTCAGCCAtggccgcctcctcggcatCGATGGCGGCTACGCGAGCAGCCACGGGGTCGAGCGTAGGGTattgcggctgctgcactggcggcggctggcAGCTCCACCTGCTCATCGCGTTGGCCTGCTGCAGGTACGAGGAGGGGTTGACGGGCTCTGCCACGTGTGCcatcgccagctgctgcgaggtGCCCTGAGAGTAGGGGTTCACCACTGAGGGCATGGCGTAGCCAGAGAGGCGTGAAGACGGCGTCGGCGCCGTGGTCATCGCAGTAGGAGCGCGATTAACAGAGCTGCGATCCGCTGAGGGAAGCAGACTCGTACTGGTCCGTGGGAACTCACTGGCTACGGTGGTGGGTACTCCGGAGCCCATAGCGGCAgcagggaggaaggaggggatgCGCAGTCCCTCAACCTCCCTTGCTGGAACTGTGTAGTAGGACGGCGCGGTGCCCTCGGGTCTACGGTAGTACAGCGGCGGTGTGGTGGACCGCAGCCCAGAGTACGGCTGAGCCGACATGAGAGTGAAAAGGAGCTGGGGTCGGTCGGGAAGAGTCTAGCTAGAGGAAAGGATGTCtagcggtggtgctgtgtcTGCGTTTACTTCGCAGGGgtgcaaagaagagagggggtatAAGTGCTGTCGATCAACAGCGGTCTATGTATGTTAGCTTGCTTGTTTGCCTGTTCGGGGGTGCGTGCGGTGATGGGGCCGTGTACGGGCTCTTGTGGAAGGTGACCACGCGAGAAGTCCCCAGACACGATGGGGCTGCGTCCTCGCGaaagcggaagaggagaagagggggagaagagaacgcgAGGTGTGTGGTGGGCGATGGTaggagcgggggaggggaagggaaagagtaGCAAGGTGTGTTGTTGGGCAACGGGAGCAGCCAGGCTATGCAGTGGCCATCCACACTGAGGGTGTGATGACCATCagccggggggagggggaagatgCTGAGGTACAACAATAGCAGCTCCGGAGAGTAGGTGCACCGCGTAGTCATCGCGGTCCCACTTGCCCCGCACGCCCCATTCAGGCACGAGTCAGCTTTGCATGTCCACTACCGAAACAAGCCAACAAGGACGGAACAAGAGGATAGGCCAGAGCAATAAATCGACAGCCCGTCACCACTGCACGCACAAACAGAAGCGGCGACAGTGCCCATGCCCGCTAAGCACAAAGCGATGATTATCACCATCAACACGGCAActaaggggggagggatatAGACAAAAGCGAACACAACTCTTCACTCCCTTCAAACAAAgctgagagaggcacacccTCAGCGGGTCCACGCGCGAGACAAGAGAGGCTGAAACGGCACGCCTACGCAGACATACCCAAGAAGAAGACAGCTAGGCCAAGtcagaggagggagggggggggggtggagatgATCAGGACCGCTACACAGATACTCACGTATACTAACAAGCACAGAGTAACTCCTGGTCGACCCCTCTGTAGGGAATCTAtgggtggtggaggggggggtcaGCACTGAAGAAAAGGAgctggaggggggggggacggtgGAGGACAGCGATCAAGAGCGCCGACACTCCTCTCTATACCCTCTCTCTacatacacatgcacacagtCACTCGAGCGTGACGCCACTTACTGACACCACATACACTTTTTGCCTGGCACGAGTTATCGTAGGATGGGGGAGTTGACCCTCACCCGTGTATCGTCCCTTCATACACTCAGCTCTTCtttggttgctgctgcggcggcaacagccgTCACAGCAGCGCTTCTATGAAACAATCATGTGCATCACCGCAAGGAAATACCCAGTCAAGGAAAGACAAGAACAACACAGACAATGGAAAGGACACAGCAACACACCACAGTATGCTACGCCACTCATCGCAGCGAAAGGGCGAGGGCATGGcatacacaggcacacccaTACCCCAAATCCCTAACCAGCGTGCTGCGTCAATGGATGACCCGACGAGTCACAACGTCAAGGacgaggggggtgggggaggggaggggaggggcagtgGAGTCCGAGAAACGAaggtgcgcacacacatgcaaatCTGTGGATTTGCCTTCGCCTCTTACCTCAGATGGCGAAAGACAAAGCGTGCTGTTAAACTACGATTCATGGAGTCCAGTGCCCTCTTCATGTGCGCCGCGCTCGCCTCGTTCACCTCCATCAGCAGCCACCGTGGCCTCGACTTGAACCTCTGCACAAACGGGTGAGCCGCCCGCTTGTCGGCCTCCTCAAATGTGGGGAATGACGAGATGGTCAGCGTGCGCTCCTGCCAGTCGAATCGCAGCCCCACATCCCAGCTGTCATCAAGGGTCGTGCGTCGAAGCACCATCTCATCGTCCGTGAACGACTCCATCACCACCCTGCCGCTTGGCAGCATCAGCGCGGCGTGGCGCACAAGTGTTGCGGCAGACGCCTCTTCTGCAGGAGGCGCGAACGGCTCCGCAGCGGAATGCACTGcctccaccagcggcgcGTCCATCGTTTCTGCTGGGGTGTAATCTGTTGCCAAGGGAATTGCGGCCGACACAGTGTAAGTCTGATGCTTGTTTagccgtgctgcagcaagcTTTGCGTGCTTCTTGATCTTCTGCTTCGCCGCCTGGCGCCGCGCAGGagatggggaagaggaggcaacTGGCGGGAGGTCCTCTGCGGGGGCCGCGactgctgcttgcgctggTGACATTAGAAACTCTGCACACGGCTGCGTCTCTGGCGACTGCACTG
The DNA window shown above is from Leishmania panamensis strain MHOM/PA/94/PSC-1 chromosome 31 sequence and carries:
- a CDS encoding endoplasmic reticulum vesicle transporter, putative (TriTrypDB/GeneDB-style sysID: LpmP.31.2590), with translation MKPRCSGLSAGARRDANMACASISSTLSLATKSVCSLSRALQVSRDAAFCCQLPFQRLRPIFYFAMPSSDARTNTYSCGLLRQQQPPHRRAESERERQWQRLIAHSFSFCRSRHCHHPLPPLHQRPQAHAGTICVLYPRTLWLILNHSHLSTKHIHTMRQLKRLDVFPKFDRKFEQDARHRTVSGGIFSVVAIVVILWLLVGEVRYFLSIEEHHEMFVDTKVGGDMRVTVNVTFNHVPCDLITLDAVDVFGVFANDVEDNTVKQRIDAATGQVISAARAVVDEKKVMTKAIDADGVEKENCPSCYGAERSPGDCCHTCEDVRQAYAQKGWRLDVDDISVEQCAEDRIKMATAAFGKEGCNLYATFAASRATGSLQFIPGRMYQMLGRRMHDLMGSAARKLDLSHTVHTLEFGERFPGQQNPLDGTAQGSALSGDAKDAMNGRFSYFVKVIPTTYQRYSLITGLQDTVESNQYTATHHFTPSAATKAAPQTPTMQEIVPGVFMTYDLSPVRILAQERHPYPSVIHFVLQLCAVCGGVLTVVGLVDSLCFHSVRKVRKMCTGKQL
- a CDS encoding hypothetical protein (TriTrypDB/GeneDB-style sysID: LpmP.31.2600), coding for MSAQPYSGLRSTTPPLYYRRPEGTAPSYYTVPAREVEGLRIPSFLPAAAMGSGVPTTVASEFPRTSTSLLPSADRSSVNRAPTAMTTAPTPSSRLSGYAMPSVVNPYSQGTSQQLAMAHVAEPVNPSSYLQQANAMSRWSCQPPPVQQPQYPTLDPVAARVAAIDAEEAAMAEEEMVLRAKLVELQVERKRQEEEQLYLSHGWAQMLENEERYYTEPVIDLRPDIMAREQQCAMLHNHLQQVEAQAQHAQSQLQGTEYILRDAESFEQERRRVQDAFQDVERRRRECVARAERYFDVETKRVVEGNKAMRKLDSQLHEMTQHGLLAQLQDNNRHLSSGRRSASRAVTFAPDKSIVLDLGYEESASSAEPVTIDDESCGVTSSYTSAHGTAPQDEGNSAYAFCGLPDEDIGGTSVAFSLNDTKDSLMKRRKVEIASV